The DNA region GGCGATGCGCAGTTTGGCCGAGCGGGCGCGGGTGTTGCGCGCGATTTCATCGGCGTCTGGCGGAATGGCTTTGCGGGGGGTGAGCGTGAAACCGGGTACCTTTGCCGCGGCCTCCGGCGCATAGCGAGAGCCCCCGCCCCCGGTGCTGGAGCGCTCGGACATGAATTTCTTGACGATCCGGTCCTCGGATGAGTGAAACGTGACAACTGCGAGTTTGCCGCCAGGCCTAAGGGCGCGTTCGGCCGCCATCAGGCCTTGGGCCAGTTGACCAAATTCATCGTTGACCGCAATACGGATCGCCTGGAAGCTGCGCGTCGCGGGATGGCTTTGCCCCGGCTTCTTACTTGGCAAACACTTCTCAACGATACCAGCCAGTTGCAGCGTGGAGTTGATGCGACACTTCAACCGCTCTGCGACGATTGCCTTGGCAATCCGGCGCGCAGCACGCTCCTCCCCATATTGGAATAGGATATCGGCCAGAAGTTTTTCGGGCGCGTCGTTAACCAAATCTTCAGCAGAAACACCAATTTGACCCATCCGCATATCCAGCGGCCCGTCGCGCATGAAGGAGAACCCACGCTCAGCCAGATCCAGCTGCATGGACGACACGCCCAGATCCAATGCGACGCCGTCCAACGGCTCGTCTGCCAAGGTATCGAGGTTCGAAAACGTGCCCTCTTTCAGACGCAGGGCATCGCCGTAGGACCCGGCCCAATCTGCAGCCATCTCGAAGGCCAGGGGATCGCGGTCCACACCAATCACCGTATCGGCCCCACCCTCAAGCAAGCCACGGGCGTATCCACCAGCGCCGAATGTCCCGTCCAACCATACGCCAGAAACCGGCGCCACTTCGCGCAGGATGGCGCCCAAGAGAACCGGGATGTGCGGGGCTTTGTCGATCTCGTCTGTCATTCGGCATTGTCTGTCACCGGGGTGGGTTTGGGCGGGTTCGCCAGTGAAATGGGATTGAAGAATTCTTTGCCTTCCGCGGCCTGATCCAGCAGAGCGGCCAAACGATCTTTCGCGGCCTGGCTGTCGGATGGCTTGAGGATGTGGAACCGGCGGCCCTTGCCCTGAAACACCGCTTCGCCATCAAGATCCAGCTTGTCACGGGCGCCTTGGGGCAGAACAAATCGGCCCGCGTCGTCCACGGTGATCGCATCACAGAAGGAATAGTACAGAAGCTCAAGGATCTCGCGCTCGCGCTCGCCCTCATCCATCGCCTCAATGCGACCGAGAAGCTCGTCGTAGGCATTGCCTGTCAGGCATTCGACATATTCGCTGCGGGTATCGCCGTGCATGACGTAGAGGCGTGGTGCGCCGCCCGGACCGCAATCGGCATCTTCCGCTTGCAAGACTCGACGGAACTTGGCCGGGAGCGAAACCCTGCCCTTTCCATCAACCTTGCACACGTTGGTGCCTAAAAACCGCGTATCCACGTGACTTGCCTTTTTTCCGCCTCTTTTGGGTCGTATTTCAAACCCACTTGCTTTTTGCCCCGTTTGGGGGCTGAAAATGGAAACGGCGGATTAAGGAAGCTGCCACTCCTCAATCCGCCGCCCTCGTCCCATTTCTGGGGTGTCCGACTGCGCCGACTACCTGGGGGGATGTCTGCTCGTCTACGCGCCGGATCTCTTTGTATCGACGTATGAGATGCCTGTATGAACCTGCCTATTTTTGTTTTTGGTTCAGATCTTTGCGATCCGTTGTCTTGTCTCTGTCGATGAATCTTTGTCCCATGGGAATGACTCCCAATCAACACCTTTTTTTGGGACAAAGCCCCAATCCATTGATTTACGCGCCACTTCGACACACCACGTTGTGCCCAAAGTGGGGGCGTGGGGGCCGTATCTTGTATGCCAAGCGCACGCGATCCCAGCATATTGGGGTGGCGCATATGGGGGGGGTGAAAATGGGGGCTGGTGGAAGATTTTTCCCAAAATCTCCAAACGTCCGGCGATCACGGGGTCGTGATCCCTGTTTGTTCTTGTTTTTTCTGATTCGGATTTCGCAAAGCGACCTGCGGTGGGAGCCCTCTTGACCCCCACTGAGGCCCTGCTTCAGGCCATCCCACCGTCAATGAAGCGACGCGCGAGAACGGCATAAGCCTCCGCCATTGGACTGTCGCCCACTGCGATCGGGTTGCCTTCATCACCGGCGATCCGTGTATCAAGATCGATAGGGAGGGCACCCAGGAACGGCAGATCCA from Jannaschia sp. CCS1 includes:
- the rsmH gene encoding 16S rRNA (cytosine(1402)-N(4))-methyltransferase RsmH is translated as MTDEIDKAPHIPVLLGAILREVAPVSGVWLDGTFGAGGYARGLLEGGADTVIGVDRDPLAFEMAADWAGSYGDALRLKEGTFSNLDTLADEPLDGVALDLGVSSMQLDLAERGFSFMRDGPLDMRMGQIGVSAEDLVNDAPEKLLADILFQYGEERAARRIAKAIVAERLKCRINSTLQLAGIVEKCLPSKKPGQSHPATRSFQAIRIAVNDEFGQLAQGLMAAERALRPGGKLAVVTFHSSEDRIVKKFMSERSSTGGGGSRYAPEAAAKVPGFTLTPRKAIPPDADEIARNTRARSAKLRIATRTDAPAQPVAPETLGLPQLEGF
- a CDS encoding MraZ C-terminal domain-containing protein; this encodes MHGDTRSEYVECLTGNAYDELLGRIEAMDEGEREREILELLYYSFCDAITVDDAGRFVLPQGARDKLDLDGEAVFQGKGRRFHILKPSDSQAAKDRLAALLDQAAEGKEFFNPISLANPPKPTPVTDNAE